In Thermoflexus sp., the following proteins share a genomic window:
- the rbsB gene encoding ribose ABC transporter substrate-binding protein RbsB — protein MRIRSFWPLLIIPVLIAGACAPATPAAPRATATPAAAQPREIVLGLSLSTLNNPFFVTLKEGAEKAAAQYGVRLIVVDAQDDPAKEAANIEDLIQKKVSALLINPTDTKAVVPSIQKANQAGIPVFTVDRAAEGGEIVSHIASDNVAGGRMAAEFLCKALKGKGKVVELEGIPGTSAARDRGKGFNEYLKEKCPGLEVIARQPADFNRAKGLQVFENILQAQPQIDGVFAHNDEMVLGAIQAAEAAGRTGIIFVGFDAIDDAVKAVKEGKLAATVAQQPAEMGRLAVEMAVKYLRGEKVEKFIPVPLSLVTKETVK, from the coding sequence ATGCGTATCCGTTCCTTCTGGCCTCTGTTGATAATTCCGGTTCTGATCGCCGGCGCGTGCGCGCCCGCCACGCCGGCAGCGCCAAGGGCGACGGCCACGCCCGCGGCTGCCCAGCCTCGGGAGATCGTTCTGGGCCTTTCCCTCTCCACGCTCAACAATCCTTTCTTCGTCACGCTGAAGGAGGGGGCGGAGAAGGCCGCTGCTCAGTATGGCGTGCGGTTGATCGTGGTCGACGCCCAGGATGACCCCGCGAAGGAAGCCGCCAACATTGAAGACCTGATCCAGAAGAAGGTCTCCGCGCTGCTGATCAACCCCACCGACACCAAAGCGGTGGTGCCCAGCATCCAGAAGGCCAACCAGGCGGGGATCCCCGTCTTCACTGTGGACCGCGCGGCGGAGGGTGGGGAGATCGTCTCCCACATCGCCTCCGACAACGTCGCCGGCGGGCGGATGGCAGCGGAGTTCCTTTGCAAGGCCCTGAAGGGCAAGGGCAAGGTGGTGGAACTGGAGGGCATCCCCGGCACTTCGGCGGCCCGGGATCGGGGCAAGGGGTTCAACGAATACCTGAAGGAGAAATGCCCGGGCCTCGAGGTGATCGCCCGCCAGCCCGCGGATTTCAATCGCGCGAAGGGCCTGCAGGTGTTTGAGAACATCCTCCAGGCCCAGCCGCAGATCGATGGCGTCTTCGCCCACAATGACGAGATGGTGCTTGGGGCGATCCAGGCAGCGGAGGCCGCCGGGCGTACCGGGATCATCTTTGTGGGCTTCGACGCGATCGACGATGCGGTGAAGGCGGTGAAGGAAGGCAAGTTGGCGGCCACCGTGGCCCAGCAGCCAGCGGAGATGGGCCGCCTCGCCGTGGAGATGGCCGTCAAGTATCTGCGGGGGGAGAAAGTGGAGAAGTTCATCCCGGTCCCGCTTTCCCTGGTGACCAAGGAGACGGTGAAGTAA
- a CDS encoding ABC transporter permease — protein MRRLRDILGRWSGVLVLLALWMILTLMTPRFLTPSNLLNVALQSSILAVVALGMTLTIISGGIDLSVGSVVAFTGALTAGLMVRNGWPVGGAILAGLVAGLALGLLNGALVVYGRLVPFIATLSTMAIARGLTLVYTRGYPISGLPEAFTFLGTGDLLGIPMPVLLMGTVALGISLLLNRMPWGLHLYAVGGGEDLAWLSGVRVKRVKGVVYGMSGLLAGLGGILLTARLWSAQPNVGVGLELEAIAASVLGGASLSGGYGSVSGTLVGALVMGTVGNGLNLLEVPSYHQQIIKGLVFILAVGLDRLLKTGPWPARSTPVRRRGTS, from the coding sequence ATGCGCAGGCTGCGTGATATCCTCGGGCGATGGAGCGGCGTGCTGGTTTTGCTGGCGCTCTGGATGATCCTGACCTTGATGACTCCCCGGTTTCTCACTCCATCGAATTTGCTGAACGTAGCCCTTCAGTCCTCCATCCTGGCGGTGGTCGCGCTGGGCATGACCCTGACGATTATCAGCGGAGGGATCGATCTATCGGTTGGATCGGTGGTGGCTTTCACCGGGGCGCTGACGGCGGGATTGATGGTTCGGAACGGGTGGCCGGTCGGCGGGGCGATCCTCGCCGGGCTGGTCGCCGGGCTGGCCCTCGGTCTCCTGAATGGGGCGCTGGTGGTTTACGGCCGGCTGGTCCCCTTCATCGCCACCCTCTCCACTATGGCCATCGCCCGCGGGTTGACCCTGGTCTATACGAGGGGTTATCCCATCTCGGGGTTGCCGGAGGCGTTCACCTTCCTGGGCACCGGGGACTTGCTCGGGATCCCCATGCCGGTCCTCCTGATGGGCACGGTGGCCCTGGGGATCAGCCTGCTGTTGAATCGCATGCCATGGGGGCTGCATCTGTATGCCGTAGGTGGCGGGGAGGATCTCGCCTGGCTATCTGGCGTTCGGGTGAAGCGGGTGAAAGGGGTTGTATATGGGATGAGCGGTCTTCTGGCCGGGCTGGGCGGGATCCTGCTGACGGCCCGTCTCTGGTCGGCTCAGCCCAATGTCGGCGTCGGCCTGGAGCTGGAGGCCATCGCGGCTTCCGTGCTGGGCGGCGCCAGCCTGAGTGGAGGCTATGGCAGCGTCAGCGGCACCCTGGTGGGGGCGCTGGTGATGGGGACGGTCGGAAACGGGCTGAACCTGCTGGAGGTTCCCTCCTATCATCAGCAGATCATTAAAGGCCTCGTCTTTATCCTCGCGGTGGGCCTGGATCGACTGCTGAAGACAGGCCCATGGCCTGCGCGTTCCACACCCGTTCGCCGGAGGGGAACTTCATGA
- a CDS encoding sugar ABC transporter ATP-binding protein — protein sequence MGEPLLRAEGISKAFPGVQALDRVTLEIFPGEIHGLVGENGAGKSTLIRILAGAIPRDTGRIFWEGQPVEIADPRHARQLGIAVIHQELSLLPNLTVAQNLLLGREPRTPWGGLDRRAMEQQARQILRELGLDLDPQAPVGSLPFAQRQMLEIARALSEKARLLIMDEPTSALSDREIHRLFGLLRDLKARGVAVLFISHRLEEVFQIADRITILRDGRPIGTFPIAEVTPAAVVRMMVGREMGEMFMKTATPGAEAILEVRGLTRVGVFYEVSFEVHRGEIVGLAGLVGAGRTEVARAIFGLDPVDRGEIRIEGKVVRIRSPLEAIRLGLAFIPEDRKAQALFLSMALRSNIAIAALPRIAPLGLLSRRQLDAVSQPYIRYLDIRPPRPGVPVRYLSGGNQQKAVIARWLLLQPRILIMDEPTRGIDVGAKAEIHALMDRLAREGKAILMISSELPEILGISDRILVMREGRIVGELKREEATADRVLALAMGGMHAQAA from the coding sequence ATGGGAGAGCCCTTGCTCCGGGCGGAAGGGATCTCCAAAGCTTTCCCGGGCGTGCAGGCGCTCGATCGAGTCACCCTGGAGATTTTCCCGGGGGAAATCCATGGTCTGGTAGGGGAAAACGGGGCCGGGAAAAGCACGCTCATCCGGATCCTGGCAGGGGCCATCCCTCGGGATACCGGGCGGATCTTCTGGGAGGGGCAGCCGGTGGAGATCGCGGATCCCCGACACGCCCGTCAGCTGGGGATTGCAGTGATCCATCAGGAGCTCAGCCTGCTCCCGAACCTGACGGTGGCCCAGAACTTGCTCCTGGGCCGGGAACCCCGAACCCCGTGGGGAGGCCTGGATCGACGGGCGATGGAGCAGCAGGCCCGCCAGATCCTGCGGGAGCTGGGACTGGATCTGGACCCTCAAGCCCCGGTGGGGAGCCTGCCCTTCGCCCAGCGCCAGATGTTGGAGATCGCCCGCGCGCTTTCCGAAAAGGCTCGCCTGTTGATTATGGATGAGCCGACCTCGGCGCTGAGCGATCGGGAGATCCATCGCCTGTTCGGACTGTTGCGAGATCTGAAAGCGCGCGGGGTGGCTGTCCTCTTCATCTCCCATCGCCTGGAAGAGGTGTTCCAGATTGCAGATCGGATCACGATCTTGCGGGATGGCCGTCCCATTGGGACCTTCCCCATTGCCGAGGTTACGCCCGCGGCGGTGGTTCGAATGATGGTGGGTCGGGAGATGGGCGAGATGTTCATGAAAACCGCCACCCCGGGCGCGGAGGCGATCCTGGAGGTCCGGGGTCTCACCCGCGTGGGCGTGTTCTATGAAGTCTCGTTCGAGGTCCATCGGGGGGAGATCGTAGGCCTGGCTGGGCTGGTCGGGGCCGGCCGAACCGAGGTGGCGCGCGCCATCTTCGGCCTGGACCCGGTGGACCGCGGGGAGATCCGGATCGAAGGGAAGGTGGTTCGCATCCGCTCCCCTCTGGAGGCGATCCGGCTGGGGCTGGCGTTCATCCCGGAGGATCGCAAGGCCCAGGCCCTGTTCCTGAGCATGGCTTTGCGATCGAATATCGCCATCGCCGCTCTGCCCCGCATTGCCCCCCTGGGCCTGCTTTCCAGGCGACAGCTGGATGCCGTGAGCCAGCCCTACATCCGCTACCTGGATATCCGGCCGCCACGCCCCGGCGTGCCCGTGCGCTATCTGTCCGGCGGGAACCAACAGAAAGCGGTGATCGCGCGCTGGCTTCTCCTGCAACCCCGGATCCTGATCATGGACGAGCCCACACGGGGGATCGATGTGGGAGCCAAAGCCGAGATCCACGCGTTGATGGATCGCCTGGCCCGGGAGGGAAAGGCGATCCTGATGATCTCTTCGGAGCTCCCTGAGATCCTCGGCATCAGCGATCGGATCCTGGTAATGCGAGAGGGGCGGATCGTGGGAGAGTTGAAACGAGAGGAGGCCACAGCGGATCGGGTGCTGGCGCTGGCGATGGGAGGGATGCATGCGCAGGCTGCGTGA